A stretch of the Veillonella parvula DSM 2008 genome encodes the following:
- a CDS encoding helix-turn-helix domain-containing protein, whose translation MDFNEKLREYRKQSGLSQGKLAETLNVSRQAITKWESGNGMPDISNLKALSGVFNVSVDELLSEEAVKPRYPYESIVEYDIDEIKHFDIKLGSVNRVKMRAGEGEKIKVQLVSDTIENLTELVKVKIDDIKRRIDVDVNRSKSLSEELVKEHLSIFINLSEKYMGDTELATHCEKLELFDIISEKFELDGEAKEIYIAGGNSHIELDNNSPMEIYVADYTGRIDVNQISAKSRLHVPHEYAFKAVKKGIRTKLLFEDRGHLVDDFSVSESENQIEINGINSELTIVKLSE comes from the coding sequence ATGGATTTTAATGAAAAATTACGGGAGTATAGAAAACAATCTGGATTATCTCAAGGGAAATTAGCGGAAACGCTCAATGTGTCGAGACAGGCCATAACAAAGTGGGAATCGGGCAATGGGATGCCGGATATTTCAAATTTAAAGGCCCTTTCAGGTGTATTCAATGTCTCTGTGGATGAATTGCTTTCAGAAGAAGCGGTTAAACCTCGATATCCTTATGAAAGTATTGTAGAATACGATATCGATGAGATAAAACATTTCGACATTAAACTGGGTTCTGTTAATCGCGTAAAAATGAGAGCTGGAGAGGGTGAGAAGATAAAGGTTCAACTGGTCAGTGATACTATTGAAAATTTGACGGAACTGGTGAAAGTAAAAATCGATGATATCAAAAGGCGTATCGATGTGGATGTAAATCGTTCCAAATCCTTATCTGAAGAGCTTGTAAAAGAACATCTGTCGATTTTTATAAATTTGTCTGAAAAATATATGGGAGATACGGAGTTAGCGACCCATTGTGAAAAACTGGAGCTATTTGATATTATTAGTGAAAAGTTTGAGCTAGATGGAGAGGCTAAAGAAATTTATATTGCCGGCGGTAACAGTCATATAGAGTTGGATAACAACTCTCCAATGGAGATATATGTAGCGGATTATACGGGGCGAATTGATGTGAATCAGATATCGGCGAAATCTCGGCTGCATGTCCCTCACGAGTATGCTTTCAAAGCGGTGAAAAAAGGTATTCGCACTAAATTGCTCTTTGAAGATCGTGGACATCTTGTAGACGATTTTTCTGTGTCTGAATCAGAAAATCAAATTGAAATTAATGGAATCAATAGTGAACTTACAATAGTCAAGTTAAGTGAATAG
- a CDS encoding EamA family transporter has protein sequence MTNRKKALLGASATIAVWATAFPFSKIALQSVDSLTLSVARVMGGALLMLVIGVVKGLHIPTTWREWGLYILLGATGNFVIKLFLMKVCAQFRRPHPVLLWP, from the coding sequence ATGACAAATCGAAAGAAAGCACTTTTAGGTGCATCTGCTACAATTGCTGTATGGGCTACTGCATTTCCTTTCAGTAAAATAGCATTACAATCTGTAGATTCATTAACACTTTCTGTGGCAAGGGTTATGGGTGGGGCCTTACTTATGCTGGTAATCGGTGTTGTAAAAGGCTTACACATACCGACAACATGGCGTGAGTGGGGACTATATATTCTGTTAGGCGCCACAGGGAATTTTGTTATCAAGTTGTTTTTAATGAAGGTTTGCGCACAATTCCGGCGGCCACATCCAGTATTATTATGGCCTTGA
- a CDS encoding DMT family transporter, which produces MRTIPAATSSIIMALTPMTTALMAMIVYKDKIRPIGWLFTITAFIGVAIIILWNSTLTIPTGALWTLLGMTLFAVYNILNRGLSLKGYKPITIAMWSMFTGAIMALPFAEHAIEMIAVAPISAKFAMAYLAFLSSALSFVLWSYALEHAEKVSDVTNFMYISPIVAAIVAAFLLGEIPNMGLYIGAPVILGSLYLFNRYR; this is translated from the coding sequence TTGCGCACAATTCCGGCGGCCACATCCAGTATTATTATGGCCTTGACTCCGATGACGACGGCACTGATGGCCATGATTGTTTATAAAGATAAAATACGCCCCATAGGCTGGTTATTTACAATAACAGCTTTTATAGGTGTAGCCATAATTATTCTTTGGAATTCAACCCTTACAATTCCTACAGGTGCATTATGGACTTTGCTGGGGATGACACTCTTTGCAGTTTATAATATCCTTAATCGTGGCCTTAGTTTAAAAGGATATAAGCCTATCACTATCGCCATGTGGTCTATGTTTACAGGTGCCATTATGGCCTTGCCTTTTGCGGAACATGCCATTGAAATGATAGCTGTGGCACCGATTAGTGCAAAATTTGCCATGGCCTATTTAGCATTCCTATCTAGTGCGTTAAGCTTTGTTCTCTGGAGCTATGCCTTGGAACATGCTGAAAAGGTTTCAGATGTAACCAACTTTATGTATATCTCGCCCATAGTGGCAGCTATTGTAGCTGCATTTTTATTGGGAGAAATTCCTAATATGGGGCTCTATATTGGGGCACCGGTCATTTTAGGATCCCTATATCTTTTTAATCGATATAGATAA
- a CDS encoding methionine ABC transporter ATP-binding protein encodes MIAIRNVTKEFDVNKQKVTALSDVNFTIEKGDIFGIIGFSGAGKSTLLRMINALEVPTSGHVEIDGVNINGLSFNELRKVRKRIGMVFQQFNLLNAKSVYDNVAIPLILNRVPKSDIDKKVKTLLDFVDLGDKANAYPGELSGGQKQRVGIARALATDPSILLCDEATSALDPDTTESILQLLERVNRELGVTVVIVTHEIDVIQKICNRVVVMEHGKLIESGSVLEVFSKPKHETTKRFVRTVIPDEIPSTVKHTLACDKRPYTILKMHFLGNNTTDNVLYHINKTFDLETSVLFATVTELEHTVLGIFIVQFIGDDLEVGKVKEYLVAQGIEWQEVTL; translated from the coding sequence GTGATTGCTATACGAAATGTAACGAAAGAATTTGACGTTAATAAGCAAAAGGTTACTGCATTATCTGATGTAAACTTTACCATAGAAAAAGGGGACATATTTGGCATTATTGGCTTCAGTGGAGCTGGCAAATCCACACTGTTACGAATGATTAATGCTTTAGAGGTACCTACCTCTGGTCATGTTGAAATAGATGGTGTGAATATCAATGGCTTAAGTTTTAACGAGCTCAGAAAGGTTCGTAAGCGCATCGGCATGGTATTTCAACAGTTTAATTTATTGAATGCTAAATCTGTGTATGATAATGTGGCTATCCCGCTAATTCTTAATAGGGTACCAAAATCCGACATTGATAAAAAGGTTAAAACCTTATTAGACTTTGTTGATTTAGGCGATAAAGCAAATGCATATCCTGGAGAATTATCTGGCGGTCAAAAGCAACGCGTTGGTATTGCCCGTGCATTAGCTACAGATCCATCCATATTGCTTTGTGATGAAGCAACTAGCGCTCTAGATCCTGATACAACAGAATCTATATTACAATTATTAGAACGTGTTAATCGTGAACTAGGGGTAACAGTAGTTATCGTAACTCATGAGATAGATGTAATTCAGAAAATATGTAATCGTGTTGTAGTTATGGAGCATGGAAAGCTCATAGAGAGCGGATCTGTACTTGAGGTGTTTAGTAAACCTAAACACGAAACAACAAAGCGATTTGTTAGGACTGTAATTCCTGATGAGATTCCATCAACTGTGAAACATACATTAGCTTGTGATAAAAGGCCATACACAATTCTTAAGATGCATTTCTTAGGAAATAATACGACAGATAATGTTCTATATCATATTAATAAAACCTTTGATTTAGAAACGAGTGTATTATTTGCTACGGTAACAGAGTTAGAACATACTGTACTTGGTATATTCATTGTTCAGTTTATTGGCGATGATCTTGAGGTGGGCAAGGTAAAAGAGTATCTTGTTGCTCAAGGTATTGAATGGCAGGAGGTGACACTATAA
- a CDS encoding methionine ABC transporter permease, whose product MDFFMQELGVPGAQLLLAAEQTLYMVFLSLFIGTVLGLIIAVTLVVTNPNGIVKNSIVYTITNTIVNIVRSVPFIILMVFILPLTKMIVGTRVGTTAAIVPLVIFIAPYLARLFENSILEVNKGIIEAAQSMGASYFEVIWHFLLPEAKGSLILSITTGTIGLIGATAMAGAIGAGGVGDLALTYGYERLNFPLMLFTVIILIIFVQIIQTIGNYFARRARRS is encoded by the coding sequence ATGGATTTCTTCATGCAAGAACTTGGTGTTCCAGGAGCGCAGTTATTATTAGCCGCAGAACAGACATTATATATGGTGTTCCTATCTCTATTCATTGGTACTGTATTAGGTCTAATTATCGCAGTTACATTGGTGGTAACAAATCCTAATGGTATCGTCAAAAATAGTATTGTTTATACCATTACAAATACAATTGTTAATATTGTACGCTCCGTACCATTTATCATTTTGATGGTGTTTATATTACCGTTAACTAAGATGATTGTAGGTACTCGTGTTGGTACAACAGCGGCTATTGTACCACTTGTTATATTTATTGCCCCTTATCTAGCTCGACTCTTTGAAAACTCTATTTTAGAGGTTAATAAAGGGATTATCGAGGCTGCACAATCAATGGGGGCCTCTTATTTTGAGGTGATTTGGCATTTTCTTTTACCAGAAGCAAAGGGTTCACTTATTTTATCTATTACAACGGGTACTATTGGTCTAATCGGTGCTACTGCTATGGCTGGTGCTATTGGTGCTGGTGGTGTAGGTGATTTGGCCCTCACCTATGGTTATGAACGATTGAACTTCCCATTGATGTTATTTACCGTAATTATTTTGATTATTTTTGTTCAAATTATTCAAACAATAGGTAACTATTTCGCACGTCGTGCGCGTCGTTCCTAA
- a CDS encoding MetQ/NlpA family ABC transporter substrate-binding protein: MKFKKLLALGAALVFSVAFIAGCGSNNSDNGAKKELTYSKSQGPYSELFEKGVKPILEKQGYTFKGVDMSDLVQADQVLSDGEVDFNVEQHTAYMKNFNEKQNGHLVALTPIPTVPAGIFSGSKTSLDQVADGDTIAVPNDASNMARAYALLQKIGWIKLDPNKDLATVTQADIVENPKHLKFTEMKSLTIPSVRTDFDYIVITGAIIYNAKIDPKSALANEDVLPQWLLQLVVNEKNKDAQWAKDIVAAYQSQEFKDYMEKNNNGLWFVPKGE; encoded by the coding sequence ATGAAATTTAAAAAGCTTCTTGCCCTTGGTGCAGCATTAGTATTTAGTGTAGCTTTTATCGCAGGCTGCGGCTCAAACAATAGTGATAATGGTGCTAAAAAAGAATTAACTTATAGTAAATCTCAAGGCCCATACTCTGAATTGTTTGAAAAAGGTGTAAAACCAATTTTGGAAAAACAAGGATATACCTTTAAAGGTGTAGACATGTCTGACTTGGTACAAGCAGATCAAGTGTTGAGTGATGGTGAAGTAGATTTTAACGTTGAACAACATACAGCATACATGAAAAACTTCAACGAAAAACAAAATGGCCATCTTGTAGCCTTAACTCCAATTCCAACAGTACCAGCAGGGATCTTTAGTGGTTCTAAAACATCTCTAGATCAAGTGGCAGATGGCGACACAATTGCAGTACCTAATGATGCATCCAACATGGCTCGTGCTTATGCGCTATTGCAAAAAATCGGTTGGATTAAACTTGATCCTAACAAAGATTTAGCAACAGTAACACAAGCGGATATTGTTGAAAACCCTAAACATCTTAAATTTACAGAAATGAAATCCCTTACAATTCCTTCTGTACGTACTGATTTTGATTATATCGTTATTACAGGTGCTATTATCTATAATGCAAAAATCGATCCTAAATCCGCATTGGCAAATGAAGATGTATTGCCACAATGGTTATTACAACTTGTAGTTAATGAGAAAAATAAAGATGCACAATGGGCAAAAGACATTGTAGCAGCTTACCAATCTCAAGAATTCAAAGACTACATGGAGAAAAATAATAACGGCCTATGGTTCGTACCAAAAGGTGAATAA
- a CDS encoding DASS family sodium-coupled anion symporter, with translation MKLNWKLFAPLVVAILVWLIGAPEGLSANSWIYVSIFAGLVVGLILEPMPPAFIGIIAVTVSMLFKVGPAPVVDKATGVAKAITDAQAISWGLSGFSNAIVWLIFAAFMIGIGYENSGLGRRIALFLVAKLGKSSLGLGYAIAITDLVLAPFIPSNAARSGGTIYPIVSSICPMFDSYPDKNPRKIGSYLNWVALATTCVSSSIFLTGAAPNPLALELSAKSGIVAANWGTWFLAFLPVGIILFIITPLLTYVFCKPEVKGSPEIAAWARDEYKKLGSMTRSEIFMALISVLALVLWIGASTFKVNPTTTALIVIILMIFTKIMTWQDFLANKPAWNVLTWFATLVPMASGLKNVGFLEWLAKSAGGSLVSLDPTMAVLGLLLAFCLLRYFFASGTAYVTAMVGLFATLILQIPSVDPAQVMLILLVPMGIMGILTPYGTGHSPIWFASGYNKGPEFWKLGAIFGIIYLAIFIVVGIPWIQFVMPLLG, from the coding sequence ATGAAGTTGAATTGGAAATTATTTGCACCGCTTGTAGTAGCTATTCTTGTATGGCTCATCGGTGCTCCTGAAGGTCTTAGCGCAAATTCTTGGATTTATGTAAGTATTTTTGCAGGCCTTGTGGTGGGGTTGATTTTAGAACCAATGCCACCAGCTTTCATCGGTATCATTGCTGTTACCGTGTCTATGTTGTTTAAGGTTGGTCCTGCTCCTGTTGTAGATAAAGCAACTGGTGTAGCAAAGGCGATTACTGATGCACAAGCTATCAGTTGGGGTCTTAGCGGTTTCTCTAATGCCATCGTGTGGTTGATCTTCGCAGCCTTCATGATTGGTATTGGTTATGAAAACTCTGGTCTTGGTCGCCGTATTGCATTGTTCCTCGTAGCCAAGCTTGGAAAGTCCTCTTTAGGCCTTGGGTATGCCATTGCTATTACTGATCTTGTGTTGGCTCCATTTATTCCAAGTAACGCGGCCCGTTCTGGTGGTACGATTTATCCAATCGTATCCAGTATTTGTCCGATGTTCGATTCTTATCCAGATAAGAATCCTCGTAAAATTGGTTCCTATTTGAACTGGGTAGCATTGGCTACTACGTGTGTATCTAGTTCTATTTTCTTGACTGGTGCGGCGCCAAATCCATTGGCTCTTGAATTGTCTGCTAAGTCGGGTATTGTAGCTGCCAACTGGGGCACATGGTTCCTAGCATTCTTGCCAGTGGGTATTATACTATTTATCATCACACCATTATTGACGTATGTATTCTGCAAACCAGAGGTAAAAGGTTCCCCTGAAATTGCAGCATGGGCAAGGGATGAATATAAGAAATTAGGCTCCATGACACGCAGTGAAATTTTCATGGCCTTGATTTCCGTGTTGGCTCTTGTGTTGTGGATTGGTGCTTCTACATTCAAAGTAAACCCTACAACAACAGCTTTGATCGTTATTATCTTGATGATTTTCACTAAGATTATGACATGGCAAGATTTTCTTGCTAACAAACCAGCATGGAATGTTTTGACTTGGTTTGCCACACTTGTGCCTATGGCTTCTGGGCTTAAGAATGTAGGATTCTTGGAATGGCTTGCTAAATCTGCAGGTGGTTCTTTAGTTTCTTTAGATCCAACAATGGCTGTTCTAGGCTTGTTATTAGCATTTTGCTTACTACGTTACTTCTTTGCTTCTGGTACCGCTTATGTAACAGCTATGGTAGGTTTGTTTGCTACTCTAATTCTTCAGATTCCTAGTGTTGATCCAGCTCAAGTTATGTTGATTCTTTTAGTACCAATGGGTATTATGGGTATCCTTACACCATATGGTACTGGTCACAGTCCAATCTGGTTTGCTAGTGGCTATAACAAAGGTCCTGAATTCTGGAAATTAGGTGCTATCTTTGGGATTATCTACCTCGCGATATTTATCGTGGTGGGGATTCCATGGATTCAGTTCGTAATGCCACTTTTAGGATAA
- a CDS encoding PACE efflux transporter: MSATERVVQSILYELGCVLIGCLVMQFVPHEGQPLVLMIIFSLLAMVWNFVFNWIFDKLVPGDRLARGPVICTIHAVLFEGLFMLATVPIIMYMMHMSFWMAFATDITMTLVILGYTYIYNWVYDRARLYFVEA, from the coding sequence ATGTCTGCTACAGAGCGTGTTGTACAGTCGATTTTATATGAGCTAGGCTGTGTTTTGATTGGCTGTTTGGTGATGCAGTTTGTTCCGCATGAGGGGCAGCCTTTGGTCTTGATGATTATTTTTTCCTTGTTGGCGATGGTTTGGAATTTTGTGTTTAACTGGATATTTGATAAACTAGTACCAGGTGACCGATTAGCGCGAGGGCCTGTAATCTGCACAATTCATGCAGTGTTGTTTGAAGGTTTGTTTATGCTTGCCACAGTGCCTATTATTATGTACATGATGCATATGAGCTTTTGGATGGCCTTTGCTACAGATATAACGATGACATTAGTCATATTAGGTTATACTTATATTTATAATTGGGTATATGATCGAGCACGTCTATATTTTGTAGAGGCTTAA
- a CDS encoding ECF transporter S component codes for MSTKSITGTGLLLAVALLAQSLRLIFPFIPNQVSMFLIGSITSATFVLATWRYGWKNGLVIAWIAPVVAHLQGMLPLPPFILITALGTTAYVFVAHWLQHKPKLLLIIVAALVKAGVLFGGYSLFFSLFQFPPKIVNTMLFVSSWPQLVTSSLGIILALLITKRTKN; via the coding sequence ATGTCTACAAAATCTATTACGGGCACAGGTCTCTTGTTGGCCGTTGCCTTATTGGCGCAAAGCTTGCGCCTTATTTTCCCCTTTATTCCTAATCAGGTGAGCATGTTCCTCATCGGTTCCATTACGTCCGCAACCTTTGTACTTGCCACATGGCGCTATGGATGGAAGAATGGCCTTGTTATTGCTTGGATTGCTCCGGTAGTAGCGCATTTACAAGGTATGTTACCGCTACCGCCGTTCATTTTGATTACGGCTCTTGGCACGACAGCGTATGTATTTGTGGCACATTGGTTACAACATAAGCCAAAGCTTTTACTTATTATTGTGGCGGCTTTGGTAAAAGCCGGCGTACTCTTTGGCGGGTATTCCTTGTTTTTCTCCTTGTTCCAATTTCCACCAAAGATTGTAAATACCATGCTTTTCGTATCTAGTTGGCCGCAATTGGTAACTTCGTCATTAGGGATTATTTTGGCATTACTTATTACTAAACGCACTAAAAATTAG
- a CDS encoding trans-sulfuration enzyme family protein: MKFNTKCVHGSGTPDDTGAISPAIYMSSTFSHPKLGDTTGYQYSRESNPTRDRLEQLIAGLEEGTDALAFSSGMAAVDAVFHLFSPGDHIILGDDLYGGSIRMFTNIYEQNGIEFTYVGTSDLDAVKAAFKPNTKAVYIETPTNPMMEITDIRALCALAHARNTLVIIDNTFLSPYFQKPLTLGADIVVHSGTKFIGGHHDVISGFTIVKDEEIAAKLRLTYKTVGACLSAMDSWLVIRGVKTLALRMEQHQKNAIALAEWLKKQPKVTKVLFPGLPEHPGYEINRAQTTGFGGMLSFEVDSEETAKQVLEGIELIQFAESLGGTESLLTYPVTQTHPDLKPEDAERKGITRRLLRLSVGIEDTEDLIADLEQAFNK, from the coding sequence ATGAAGTTTAATACAAAATGCGTTCATGGCAGTGGTACACCGGATGATACCGGTGCGATTTCCCCTGCAATCTATATGTCTAGTACGTTCTCTCATCCAAAGTTGGGTGATACAACAGGTTACCAATATTCACGTGAGTCTAATCCAACACGTGACCGCTTAGAACAATTGATAGCTGGCCTTGAAGAAGGTACAGATGCATTGGCATTTTCCTCTGGTATGGCTGCGGTGGATGCAGTATTCCATTTATTTTCTCCAGGAGACCACATCATCTTAGGTGATGACTTGTATGGTGGCTCTATCCGTATGTTCACAAATATTTACGAACAAAACGGCATTGAGTTTACTTATGTAGGTACCTCTGATCTTGATGCGGTGAAAGCTGCTTTTAAACCGAATACAAAGGCTGTTTATATTGAAACACCGACAAATCCTATGATGGAGATTACCGATATTCGTGCACTCTGTGCATTGGCGCATGCACGTAATACGCTAGTAATCATCGACAATACTTTCCTAAGTCCATATTTCCAAAAGCCATTGACCTTGGGTGCCGATATTGTCGTTCATAGTGGTACAAAATTCATTGGTGGTCATCACGATGTAATTTCTGGTTTTACTATTGTAAAAGACGAAGAAATCGCGGCAAAATTGCGTTTAACGTACAAAACAGTAGGTGCATGCCTATCCGCTATGGATAGCTGGCTCGTTATTCGCGGCGTAAAAACATTGGCTCTACGCATGGAGCAACATCAAAAGAATGCCATTGCTCTTGCCGAATGGCTAAAAAAACAACCAAAAGTAACTAAAGTTTTGTTCCCAGGCCTTCCTGAACATCCAGGTTATGAAATCAATAGAGCCCAAACAACAGGCTTTGGCGGTATGTTATCCTTCGAAGTAGATAGTGAAGAAACGGCTAAACAAGTATTAGAAGGTATTGAGCTTATTCAATTCGCTGAAAGCCTTGGTGGTACAGAATCCTTGTTGACGTATCCTGTGACGCAAACACATCCTGACTTGAAACCTGAAGATGCAGAACGCAAAGGTATTACACGTCGTTTGTTACGTTTATCTGTAGGTATTGAAGATACAGAAGACTTGATTGCGGACTTGGAACAGGCTTTTAACAAATAA
- a CDS encoding MalY/PatB family protein: protein MGQYNFDQIVDRTHTKSLKYDFAVKRGKPADVLPFWVADMDFEIPPELKQILLDRVKHGVFGYTESDDEYFEVLKNWFATRFNWTPEQKWLVKTPGIVFALAMAVRAFTEVGEGVLINQPVYYPFSMVIDDNDRRLINVPLIKGDEKYTIDFEGIERAIIEENVTLFLLCNPHNPVGRVWTEDELKRLGDICIKHNVLIVSDEIHADFVWEGHTHKVFADLGESYAEHCIVCTAPSKTFNIAGLQVSNIFIPNDSLRRRFIKEIDRAGYSQLNTMGIVGCEGAYKVGAPWLDELKEYIQDNIQFTIDYVAKYMPKIRVYRPEGTYLMWLDCSQLPLSPKERDEWIINDAKLWLDTGSMFGVDGEDFERINVACPRKILEEGLEAWRRAYEAKDF, encoded by the coding sequence ATGGGACAATATAATTTTGATCAAATAGTAGATAGAACTCATACAAAATCATTGAAATACGACTTTGCTGTAAAGCGCGGTAAACCTGCGGATGTGTTGCCATTCTGGGTAGCGGATATGGATTTTGAAATTCCCCCTGAGTTAAAACAAATCTTATTGGATCGTGTTAAGCATGGTGTTTTCGGCTATACAGAGTCTGACGATGAATACTTTGAAGTGTTGAAGAATTGGTTTGCTACGCGTTTTAACTGGACGCCAGAACAAAAATGGCTTGTTAAAACGCCTGGTATCGTATTTGCTTTAGCGATGGCGGTTCGTGCTTTTACCGAGGTTGGCGAAGGAGTGCTCATTAATCAACCTGTGTATTACCCATTTAGTATGGTTATTGACGATAACGATCGTCGTCTTATCAATGTGCCGCTCATCAAAGGCGACGAAAAATACACTATCGACTTTGAAGGTATCGAACGCGCTATTATCGAGGAGAATGTAACATTATTCCTCTTGTGTAATCCGCACAATCCAGTAGGGCGCGTGTGGACTGAGGATGAGTTGAAACGCCTCGGCGACATTTGTATTAAACACAATGTGCTCATCGTGAGCGACGAAATCCATGCTGACTTTGTTTGGGAAGGGCATACGCACAAGGTCTTTGCCGATCTTGGTGAAAGTTATGCAGAACACTGCATTGTATGTACAGCGCCTAGCAAGACGTTTAACATTGCAGGCTTACAAGTAAGTAATATCTTTATTCCAAATGACTCCTTACGTCGTCGTTTTATAAAAGAAATTGACCGTGCTGGTTATAGTCAATTGAACACGATGGGGATTGTGGGCTGTGAAGGAGCCTACAAAGTCGGGGCTCCTTGGCTTGATGAATTAAAAGAATATATTCAAGACAATATTCAATTCACCATCGACTATGTAGCAAAATATATGCCAAAGATTCGTGTATATCGTCCTGAAGGGACATATCTCATGTGGCTGGATTGCTCTCAATTGCCGCTCAGCCCTAAAGAGCGAGATGAATGGATCATCAATGATGCCAAGCTATGGCTCGATACAGGTTCTATGTTTGGCGTCGATGGGGAGGATTTTGAACGCATTAATGTAGCTTGTCCTCGTAAAATCTTGGAAGAAGGGCTCGAAGCTTGGCGTCGTGCCTATGAGGCTAAAGACTTTTAA
- the metA gene encoding homoserine O-acetyltransferase MetA, giving the protein MPIKVIKNLPAITKLAQENIFVMDTERAENQQIRPLQILLVNLMPTKEVTETQILRALSNSPLQVNLTLLHTASRKAKNTDEQYLETFYRTFDEVKDQFFDGMIITGAPVELMPFEEVDYWSELVEIMNWGEEHVYSTFYICWGAQAGLYHHFGINKSIMDEKLFGVYEHDIYNDRPVLMRGFDEKFWMPHSRHTTVSLQQIKENRDLELLAGSEPTGAAIVRSLDNKHIFVFGHAEYDWDTLNREYVRDIKKGMDIAVPENYFPDNDPKQRPIVRWRSVSTLLFTNWLNYYVYQETPYIIEQIQKMKFERDKNLGAYI; this is encoded by the coding sequence ATGCCTATTAAAGTAATAAAAAATTTACCGGCCATAACGAAATTAGCTCAAGAGAATATTTTCGTCATGGATACTGAACGGGCGGAAAATCAACAAATCCGACCTTTGCAAATTTTGCTTGTCAATTTGATGCCTACTAAAGAAGTGACGGAAACGCAAATTTTGCGTGCTCTCAGTAATAGCCCATTGCAAGTTAATTTAACATTGTTACATACTGCATCTCGTAAGGCTAAAAATACAGATGAACAATATTTAGAAACCTTCTACCGCACCTTTGATGAAGTAAAAGACCAGTTCTTTGACGGCATGATTATTACCGGTGCTCCTGTAGAGTTAATGCCTTTTGAAGAGGTAGACTATTGGTCTGAACTCGTAGAAATCATGAACTGGGGCGAAGAGCATGTTTACTCTACGTTTTATATCTGTTGGGGTGCCCAAGCTGGCTTATATCATCACTTTGGCATTAATAAATCGATTATGGATGAGAAATTATTTGGTGTTTACGAACACGATATTTATAATGATCGACCAGTTCTCATGCGTGGATTTGATGAAAAGTTTTGGATGCCACACTCACGGCACACCACAGTTTCGTTGCAACAAATTAAGGAAAATCGTGACTTGGAACTCTTGGCTGGGTCTGAACCAACAGGAGCTGCTATCGTTCGTAGTTTAGACAATAAACATATCTTTGTATTTGGTCATGCCGAATACGATTGGGATACGCTTAATCGTGAGTACGTGCGGGATATCAAAAAAGGTATGGATATTGCGGTTCCTGAAAACTACTTTCCGGATAATGATCCGAAACAACGTCCCATCGTGCGCTGGCGCTCTGTAAGTACACTATTATTTACAAACTGGTTAAACTACTATGTATACCAAGAAACGCCATATATCATTGAACAAATACAAAAAATGAAATTTGAACGGGATAAAAATTTAGGCGCTTACATCTAA